TCAACAGGTACTCACTTGCTTATTCACACATTCCCAGATTCACACACAGAGATGCAATGTCTCACCCCTTTTGGCATGTCTCCGCAGAGGAACCACACAGAGCTGTGTAAAAACTGTAAGAGTGCATATAAGGTCCTCAATGAGCTTTACAGCCGCATGGAGAAGAACGACACCATGTGTATTGACATTGAGGATGGGGTACGTACGTGGCTAAAGTGGCCAAACAATCAAACTgctcaaagattttttttttggccttgGGATTTGGATGTGATTAACATTTCCCAAAGTCTTAGctctttttttgctgtttgttgCACATTGTGGCGGCGCGCAAGCTGACCGCACCGCAGCATTACTGTCTCACTTTAAATTCCAGTATTGTGACTTTGAAGTGTCAGCACATGTCATTTGCATACGCTGGCATTTCCAAAAAGACGACCACCAAGATGGGCGGACCGATTAGCAATATTGTGTCATAGTCGCCGCCGCTTATTTTGGCACTCTGCCTCGTTCTCAGATGAACGTGACCCGCAGGCTGTGGAGtaaaaacttcaaatgttCCCTCCCCCGCGAGGAGACGGTGCCTGTCATCGCCGTGTCCGCCTTCATGCTCTTTCTGCCCATCATCTTCTACTTGAGCAGCTTCCTTCACTCGGAACAAAAGAAACGCAAGCTCATACACCGTGAGTAACCCGCTTAATTCCCCCATTGTTGCGCGCACATATTTTGACAGGGGTTTTGAAGGCTCTTTGTGGGCTGCTAAAATGGGTGCGGGGTTGTGTACTTGGACTGTGACAGTAAAGTTTTGGCCCTGCGACGGGACCGAGGTTAACAGTGAAGGCTGAACCTGACGACAAAATCGTCATGAATCCAGCCAACacgaagaaatgacaaccccTCCTCCCACTTTGTTGCAGCCAAGAGAGCAAAGTCGTACGCCGCCAGTCTGATGAACATTCAGGACAAGCAGAGCTGATGGCGGACGCCACTGAGGTGTTCCAAGTTTTGCACGTTTGGGAGGTTTGTGGTAAGAGCGGCTGTTACCCTCCGAAGGATGATTTCACCTACTGTCAGTATTTTGAGGACCCTGACGAATTGAATGTTAAACACACTGAAGGTTGCAATGTTCACATTGTCCAAacttttcatttgactttttaatgcaGTTGTATATGTCATTAAATTAGGATGTTTTGACTTTACAGCTGTCAGTGAAGCATTTTTAGGAATAGCCATTTACGTACCGCCTCAACAGTTTGAGTGTTTGCATCCTGGTGTgcaactatttattttttattaatcccCACAATCCTTACAATATATCAACCGTGATTAAATGTGAAAGAAATTAATTAGCTCGGCTTTTATTGAGCCTTCTTTGTGAGTAAAATGTGAAACATCAAAACCACTGAAGTGGTTTTTACCCTGCTATACTTTATGCTGCTGTAATTCAAAATTGATTAAATAGGAACGGATCCGTGCTTTTAAATCCTAATATCAGTTACATAGTTGCACACACAGCTGCACAAACATCCTCGTGTTtttgtgcaaatgtgtgtgcgcacattgTCAAATGTGAGTCAGCGCTCTAGTTATGGATTGAGAAATGGGTTTTATGTCTTTAATGCAAGCCTGAGAGAGAGCCCGCTACAAAAATAAGAGAAGTACTCCATGTCCATTAGCGGTGACGTGGACATTTTGGCTAAATACAACCGCACGGACATAAGTCATGAGAGCACTCTGAATCATGCTGCCAAAATCAGTCTTTTGTGGATACATCAACCtttgaaagttgttttttttctttgttgagcTTGTCGTTGGGTTCATTTCCTGGTATTTCTTTACAGCTATGTTTGGAGTGCTGGATTGATGAACATTAAGCActgtcattatttattcacgCTGTCAATAAGACGGTAGTCCCTGGACAGATCGTTAAAAGCAGAATATATACGAGTTTAACAAATAGCATCCATGTGGCGGTGTTCTAACCTAAATAACTAAATATAACAGTACTCAcaagcatatattctttatccttgCAAAACGCGACTTATTGAGCCACTTTCAGTAATTGAGTAAAACTGTTTGCCTTACTACAGGGGTGCTCAAACTTTTTCAGCTTACGAGctacttttaaaatgaccaagtcacaaagatctacccactacaataaataatatagtgCGTGTATTTTTGTAACGCACTTAGAAAATGACATTGTGAGAAAAAAGACCAACTCCCATTCCGGATGAAAGTGATACGTTTTTGGCTTCTTACTTGGTCCAGcaaccccactcatttttgatg
The Syngnathus acus chromosome 24, fSynAcu1.2, whole genome shotgun sequence genome window above contains:
- the ostm1 gene encoding osteopetrosis-associated transmembrane protein 1 isoform X2 translates to MLVNTYMNISSEKLGPGNESCRDSLLRSDRLMLVYLLFNNLKDMWTKSACDNCINDGFQSLTNDTLYFMSTLNQTLTCFDMYQQRNHTELCKNCKSAYKVLNELYSRMEKNDTMCIDIEDGMNVTRRLWSKNFKCSLPREETVPVIAVSAFMLFLPIIFYLSSFLHSEQKKRKLIHPKRAKSYAASLMNIQDKQS